A genomic window from Struthio camelus isolate bStrCam1 chromosome 2, bStrCam1.hap1, whole genome shotgun sequence includes:
- the FKBP14 gene encoding peptidyl-prolyl cis-trans isomerase FKBP14 — translation MAALRAALLGAVLGCAAAALIPAADVKVEVLQKPFLCHRRTKWGDMMLVHYEGFLERDGSMFHSTHKHNNGQPMWFTLGIREAIKGWDKGLKDMCVGEKRKLTIPPSLAYGKEGKGKIPPESTLIFNIDLLEIRNGPRSHESFQEMDLNDDWKLSKQEVKIYLKKEFEKHGAVVNDTQHDALVEDIFDKEDEDSDGFISAREFTYKHDEL, via the exons AtggcggcgctgcgggcagccCTGCTCGGCGCCGTGctgggctgcgcggccgcggcgctgatCCCCGCGGCCGACGTGAAGGTGGAGGTGCTGCAGAAGCCGTTCCTCTGCCACAGGAGGACCAAGTGGGGGGACATGATGCTGGTACACTACGAGGGCTTCCTAGAGAGGGATGGCTCCATGTTTCACTCCAC CCACAAGCATAACAATGGTCAGCCTATGTGGTTTACACTTGGCATAAGGGAAGCTATCAAAGGCTGGGACAAAGGTTTGAAGGACATGTGTGTGGGAGAAAAGCGAAAGCTAACCATTCCACCCTCCCTTGCTtatggaaaagagggaaaag GAAAAATTCCACCTGAGAGTACACTGATATTCAACATCGACCTTTTAGAAATTAGGAATGGACCAAGATCTCATGAGTCATTCCAAGAGATGGATCTAAATGATGACTGGAAACTATCCAAGCAAGAG GTGAAAATTTATTTgaagaaagaatttgaaaagcaTGGAGCAGTGGTAAATGACACTCAGCATGATGCTTTGGTTGAAGACATATTTGATAAAGAAGACGAAGACAGTGATGGTTTTATATCTGCAAGGGAATTCACATACAAGCATGATGAGCTGTAG